In Larimichthys crocea isolate SSNF chromosome XXII, L_crocea_2.0, whole genome shotgun sequence, the genomic stretch TGTTCAAATATTAAGGAATATCATGTTTCGCAATAAAAATACCTTTGAAAAAGTACGCTTTCTCTTTGCCACGGTGACTTGGTGCTGGTATGGCAAACGCAGCTTGAACGCCATTTGGTATGCCATCGAAGCCGACTGAAATGTCTCGTGGATAGTCCGCATCCAGGACGTCACCATCAAACCTCCAGTACTGGTTTCCCTGAAGCAGAAGAAATACAAAGGCCAAAGCCGTGAGCTGAAGCTGTAATGCTCAGGATACGATGAATCAGTAGTGACAAACAATGACACCAGTGATGACACCTGATAGTGTTATTTACTCGGCTTTCCATGTAAAGAGTAATCAGAATAGCTTGATCAAAACACTCACTGTTCTCAGACTATATAAAGTAGAAGATTATACCTTAAAGATGTAGGATTTTCCCTGGCAGTTGATCCGTGTGAATGCAGCGTCAATGGGCCCAGAGATTCCCCACACATCCTGTATGAGTTTGGGGTAACCAGGAAGTATGGACCTGTCATCCAACTCAAAAAAATAGTCACCTTGGAGAAAAAGCAGACTTGGAATCATTTTATACACAGTAAGAGACAATTTTCAATTGATTTAACCAGCATACTCCACAAAGTAAAGTATACAGCCTGCAGAGCCTTctttaattcagtttgtttgagctctgaaacaatcaaatcaaactttatttcaacTTGGTCTGAGCTACAGATTCCCAGATTTACCTCTAAACGCGTAGATCGAGCCATTCTTCAGCTGTAGGAAAGCATCAAAAGGTCGACCACTGCACCCCACTGCGTCAGGGTTTACAGGTGGCGTGGGCCTTACTGTGCTAGCTGATGGAAAAGTGGCAGGGACTGTGTTGGAAGTCAGTGTGGGAGTTGTATCACCGTCGACAGAAGTCATTACTACCTCTGTTGGGACTGCGTTGAAAGTCGGTGTGAAGGTTGTAGCACTCTCGATAGGAGCCATCCCAACCTCTGTTACTTCCTCGAAGGTGTCGCCACGAGCAACTGAGGGCAGAGAGTTTTGGCACatgaagaaaagcaaagaacTTTGTTCATCGCCTAACAGTTTAATCAGTGCGATGGTTCTTACCTTTTTTCGGGCATGTCACATCAAAGTCCCCACAACAGCTTCCatagtacacacacatggagtCACACTGACATTTCCTCTGCGGCTTGAATGTGCCACAGTGACCCACACAGGACTCTGTGgaaatgcagtttgtttgtttcagtgtgaaATGACGTGCAGTGAAATGGTCAGACTGTAGTGTTTAGTAACCAGTGGTGAAAGTAGTACTCAGTACTTTACTCAAGTCAAGTAAAATGTTCATGTACCATTAAAAATACTGCATTTAAATGTccactgaagtaaaagtacagaagcaTTATCAGCAAAAGCACCTGACATATCAGAAATATGATTATAGACAACATGATTAGATTGTTGTTGATACAGACTTATAAGTGTGTCAAAGTTGAGAtagttttaactatttaatttaCAAGTACAAGGCATTTTATTCTGGCCATTTAAGCAGATACGAAACACCacactcattttattttcagatataAGGTATGGGAAAATACTTGTCTAATTACTTAAACGTAAAACACATGTTTACAATACCTAGAAGTACAATAACTTACTCTTATCACAATATTACTTTTTAGAAAGATTTCTTTTTAGAAAACTTACCTTCTGCAGCAAAGGTGGTCTCCAGAAGGAGGACGAGGCCCAGCAGAACCACTGCTGGCTTCATGGTGACTCACAGAAAATATCCCACTTTGAAACAACAAATTGAATTCAGAGCAGTACTGTACTCTTTTCTGCCTGTTTACACCAGTGGACTGTAGTCCAATGAGTCAGAGCTGAGTGCCCCACTTTGGGgtgcagctctgtgtgcagATGATCAATATTTTTCAGAAGCTGATGACCCCCAGGCATCTGCTCTCCTGATTGGTCAACACTGGGCTGTGATAATCATTAAACTGTGATGGCTgatctctgtcctgtctgtcccaGAAACATCAGCCTAACATGATCACCATGAGGCACAAAATATACCCAGTTAACACCCATTATCAGTGTCCTGGTTATTCCACTAAAAACATCACAGGTAATGAACGAATCTGAGGACAACTGCTGAAAAGGTACAAACTAAACTGGAAACTGCAAAAGTGTGTTACTGGCTCATAAACTTctatactatatactgtatatttatgtaaagTCTGGTtgagggagtgagagaaagggtATCTGAGCTCAAACATTGTGTAACCATTGCGGCTTTCCACTGTATTGATCTGCGGTGTAAAAAAACAGccctaaaacaaacacagtggcCGCTTCCAAATTGAACCCTCATAACAAAAgaagcaaattaaaacaaatccaaacagttggatattttttaaatctgtggcGTAATtggatttttcattttgaattatgACCTACAGTTAATGCAAGTTAATGATCTGATTCAGCACCATGGAAAGACATAGAGGCTGAAACCTGGACTCAAATCTGCAGCCCGCCTCTGGATTAAAGTCATCTTATTACTTCCTGTCACTTGGTTAAACTTTAAAgagcttgtttattttttatagagACAAAAGTCAAAATCTGTATCAGTCAAAAAGCATGGCTAGTTTAGTTGAGTCTTCCTTTACACTCAGACTAAAGCATGGCCCTGTAGTACCGCTCCAGCAGTGGATAAACCAGTTCACAACATGAAGGACGTCAGTGTTTAACATTGTGCTGTGAAAGCTGTGTCCTCAGTGTAACCTCAGCGTATTATTAGATGGTTTGTCTCAGTTGATTTGAGTTGTTGTTATATCTCTAATAGCTGTCAATAAGATAATATGTTTTACAAGATCATTTAGTGGAACACACAGTAAGAGCATGCAAAGGTCAGATGAATGTTTTATAATCTACAACGTTGTGGTTATtgtattattactttttttgttcagaTCTTTTCATTTTGAGATTTAGCAGCAAAGCAAATGTTCTGCTTCTTTTGGTGTAGTATAGTATTTCTGTGAGTTTATAATGATTAATATTTGAGTTTAGGATCAGATCATCAACGCCAATACAGTTCAACTAAGTTTGTGTTTAAGTGTACCcgaattaaaatgattaaataaaacaacatattttaaaaattcagtttgaaattgTTTCAAAATTTGAAATAGTCATTTAGAAAACAAGGAAACAGAACTTTGGGATAAATCATGATCTGACAGTGTAAAAGAGAACTTAGCAGTATAGTGAAATTTAGTTCTCATATGGCACAAACAACTTTTGAACAGCTCATGTACAGGTTGTAACAGAGGCtctctgtgaaaaacaaatgtttgtgctGGACTGAGGACCCGACTGCCATCTGTCACTGGCCCAAGCAGCGTTCCTCACTTATTTCAAAACTGCCTCCATCGTGCCGGAGCCCCAACACTCCACTGCAGTGACTTCTGCCCTGTTGTAAGGGAGTATGCATCTCCCAGCTGGACAACATTTAAGCATTTAACACCATCACCCCCCTCCAGGCTGCTCATCAAACTCAGTGACCTAGGCATCAACACCTCCCTTTGCAACTGGATACTGGACTCAACCCTCACTGAACACTGGGGTCCCACAGTGCTGAGTTCCGGGCTCTCAacaaccaagcggcaacctctgtggatatgaagtgaagccaatgcctAAGTgccttaaacgtccacttgaggctagctacagaacaagtcagtctccattgGCCCccacattaaaatgtccaaacttcagcagaataaacatgtttacagcctggggTCTATAGCTACCGATgatccacctctttgcccatttttagattagccacgaggtggcagaggcaagactgccaagatggaggAGGCCACCACACTGAGTTTCACAATAGCTCTTCATAAACCTGTCGGTGACATCACTGAGATTATGTCCAGGTTTTATTCTGTCCATGTCAACACCAAGAAGACCAAAGATGGCACACAACTCCCACATGTATTAACAGGATGGAGGTTGAGCATGTAGCCAGCTTTAAGTTTCATATGGGTATCCAATTCTTAGAAACTGAAGAAGGTCCATCTGCCTCCTCAGATTCTGGTCCGCCATCGAGAGCACATGTGAGagcctcttttctttcttattttccttCCACAAGCTACATTCCTTTATTtgataaaaaatgttgttatgaCATGTTATTTATGTTCTGCTATTATTTATGTCAGTGTATATCTGTAAACGCAGTGTCATGTTTCTAGTTGCTGATGTTCTGTTTTGAGTCATTGTAATACAGTTTGTTGCAGTTTATACAGCCTTTTGGGAGCCCAAGGACACTTACCTTGTAAACCGcagatcttctgattagtggatgacctgctctgcctccgagccacagccagAGTACTGATCAGACTGTAGATATCTATTTACCtttctacatacagtctgtacATTCCTCTGCACTTTACAGCTTTTTCTGGTTAGGTGCTAAACTGCATTTGTGCTCTGACAATGAAGTTTAATCTGAAATCTAATTTAATGAGTGATAAATTATTACAGCCTGTGACTGATGACCTGTGTGACTCTCcctgacagaaataaagattttatatGCATCTTCTTTTCCTAACTGAACGTTTGTCTGATAAGACATTATACACCAACTTAAATATGCACAGTTTATTGTCAGATATGAATCCAGTCAATTAACACGTCAGCAGCTCTACTTATGACAAACAGAAGGCCACCAAACGATCACCAAACCTTTGAGCTTTTCATTGCAGGTGGTGCATTGTAACACAGTCCATCATAAAATGTGCACTAACACAGCGTGCAGCTCACACTTACTCCACAATTTGAGGGATCAAAATTCAGTCAGCTGTGAAACATTTGAGATAACCTTCCTTCATTTGTTGCTGCTGAGTTGTTGTTGTATTCTGATGCTCATCTGTGGTAGTTACATCGATACTGAACTATCGCATGCTTTACAAATAACATTGATAGTAAtgttatttgtgtatttgtatataGAATGTATATttgcataacataacataacataaataaataaagctccAGCTGTTTTATAAATCACTTATTTAGTAGATTTATTCTAACCACAGCACTGTGTTCGTacactgatttaaaacaaataaataaaggcagTAACTTGTGTAGAGAACCAGCTGCATTGTCCATGCAGGTTTTATGACTTAAGTGACTTGGCTTTATCTCACAAGTTATAAAGCAACAGAACGTTTAGAGTTAATTTTATTATATAGTGTTGTGCAACATCATAAATTACTACTGTTATAGATATGTTTATTCAGAATAATAAACACTGATAAGAAATCCTTTAAGACAACCGCTGCTAAAAACTTTGAAGTCATACACGTCATACTCACATTATGAAGTCAGTACAAACACGTGTCCAATGTGTGATTCACTGAGCTGAGCACAAAGCGTAGAAgcagctagcctagctctgtcaTATTTCGATGTTGTAGATCACCATGTGTAATTAAGGcatgtaaaaatagaaacacaaagcaaacaatatGTTTTAGTTGAATTATTTAATTGACAGAATTTGACAAAACCCAGGTGACTTTAGGATATTGGTTTATTAGTGAACACATAAATAAGAACGTTGTtgaaagttgtgtttttaatataacatgTTCTCACATAACCCATCTGTAAACTGacacattgtttttaatgaaaagttatttcattcatttgtgagTGTTATTCACGTTGATGTGCTGGGAGGGAGATTTCATTACAGACTGGGCCACGCTACCTGTTTCTGATCTCTATGCTAGTCTAGACCGCTGGCTGTGTAATTATAACAGCAGACCGACAATGATGTCAGTTACACAGTAATGTAGTTCACTGAGATTTTGGCCTCTATGATCGAGTGGTCATATCAGACTAACTAAGGCTGCAGGGGCCTTGAGTATAGCAAATTGAACGAATGTGTTTATTGATTATAAATtgaacttttcattttaatagtGACAAACAGTGCTGTTTTACAATGCAGAGTCTGTCCTCTAACTAAGATAACACAGTGTCTTCTTGAAAGTAGTCTTTCTTGAAGTTCTAACTCAGACTGTAGTCCTTATCGCCTTATCCCTGTCTGTGGCTCCACTTTCTTTCAGCTCAGCTAGCACATGCACCGACCTGACCTTTGGTTAAACCTGACAGTGCAGTCTTACATATTAATCCTGTCTATTGTTTGGCTATTTTCCTCCTTTGTATCCGTCAATCCCTCCACCTCCTTATACCTTTACTGCTACCTCTCTGCCAAGGCCTGTGATCTCTATGGTGTTGAGTTAATGTTTGATATAGAGATAGAAAGAGTAGATTGCAGTCCTATTGATCTCAGTATTACAGTGGTTCTCTGTGGAACACATCCCTGCTGCTCCTCAACTTCTCTTGTGTTTTACCATCAGCTCACCTGATCTTGGTAGCCTTTTCTTTATACTGACGTGTAAAGGTGTTGGTGTTTATCTCATCAGCTGTCTGCTCTGAGGTACCTCTggatagttttctttttttctgtctgtctgtttttccaggAGAATCATGAATGCTTGTTTGAAGTGGCTGTGGTACCACAGAAACTACTTCATCATTGTTTTCACGCCAATCCTATTCCTACCACTGCCACTCATATCCGCTACACCGgtgagtatatgtgtgtgtgtgtgtggatgcaggTCTATTTTTATTAACCGGCTGGTCTTAATCACTGTTGGTCTTCACTGAAACAGCATCACAACAGACACATGGTTTCACATGCACATTGAATATTTGTCCTGAGGATAATTTAAGAACAACCTGTTTAATTAATCTATCAActtgactttttaaatattggtACAAGTAAATTAATTGCTGTACATATCACTCATCACATTTCTAATGTCACTTCATCCAAAATACATAAACTCCTAACACTCTTTGACCCAGGTTACCTATTATGtgttaaaagatgaaaacatgattGATTTTTGGACTTATtgtaatcaaaatgtttttaaaaaatcattaatatttgaaaaaaaaataatttagcCTACATTTCACCATCAATCTACACTGCAATTTGTAAAACGGATTCACAATATACACCATTCacatattatctttttttttcatcccatcAATTTACACTGTTATTTGCATTACTTATTTACATCTCACACCATAAATCCACATAGTAAATTACATCTGACACCATAAATCtacataaatcaaatcaattgtt encodes the following:
- the vtnb gene encoding vitronectin b; translation: MKPAVVLLGLVLLLETTFAAEESCVGHCGTFKPQRKCQCDSMCVYYGSCCGDFDVTCPKKVARGDTFEEVTEVGMAPIESATTFTPTFNAVPTEVVMTSVDGDTTPTLTSNTVPATFPSASTVRPTPPVNPDAVGCSGRPFDAFLQLKNGSIYAFRGDYFFELDDRSILPGYPKLIQDVWGISGPIDAAFTRINCQGKSYIFKGNQYWRFDGDVLDADYPRDISVGFDGIPNGVQAAFAIPAPSHRGKEKAYFFKGDQYYQYQFKHQPSHEECVRMTRSSPSVLFTQYTDLFCDQTWEDFFTELFGGATASSDYRGPRLISKDWQGLRPPIDAALVGRVYFSPKPTSPPPARRRSSRRKKPSKKRGRGRQSRHVFDDLWGYDDWFDYPDYSDIIDETTTQEYKTTPVQNVYFFKKDKYYRADLQTKHVDWVYPPYPRSIAKYWLGCKHEDAPDASRAEKR